One genomic region from Sphingobacterium sp. UGAL515B_05 encodes:
- the kdsB gene encoding 3-deoxy-manno-octulosonate cytidylyltransferase — translation MKFLGIIPARYASSRFPGKPLIDIEGKTMIQRVYEQVKKSTKLNDVVVATDDQRIAETVRSFGGEVVMTAEHHQSGTDRCAEVITNIEGYDVAINIQGDEPFIDPAQIDLLANCFEDTTTQIATLIKEITAEEELFNVNIPKVVRNTKGEAIYFSRQTIPFLRAVEKDQWLQRQTFYKHIGIYAYQVDTLKALTQLPISMLEEAEALEQLRWLENGYAIQTAITTHETVAVDTKEDLAKILRLFFNK, via the coding sequence ATGAAATTTTTAGGTATTATTCCTGCCCGATATGCATCGAGCAGATTCCCTGGAAAACCGCTGATCGACATTGAAGGAAAAACGATGATTCAGCGGGTCTACGAACAGGTCAAAAAATCAACAAAATTAAACGATGTTGTTGTAGCAACTGACGACCAGCGCATCGCCGAAACTGTACGTTCTTTTGGTGGCGAAGTTGTCATGACCGCAGAGCACCATCAATCGGGAACAGATCGTTGTGCTGAAGTCATCACCAATATCGAAGGTTATGATGTTGCCATCAATATACAGGGTGACGAACCCTTTATAGACCCCGCACAAATTGATCTTTTAGCAAATTGTTTTGAAGACACCACTACGCAGATAGCGACCCTAATCAAGGAAATTACTGCGGAGGAGGAACTATTTAATGTAAACATACCTAAAGTTGTCCGAAACACCAAAGGAGAAGCCATCTACTTTAGTAGGCAGACCATTCCTTTTTTAAGAGCTGTGGAAAAAGACCAATGGTTACAAAGGCAAACATTCTATAAACATATCGGAATATATGCTTACCAGGTAGATACATTAAAAGCCCTGACACAACTTCCTATTTCTATGCTAGAAGAAGCAGAGGCTCTGGAACAGCTACGCTGGTTAGAAAATGGCTACGCCATTCAAACGGCAATTACAACGCATGAAACTGTCGCCGTAGATACAAAAGAAGACCTCGCTAAAATATTAAGACTATTTTTCAATAAATAG
- a CDS encoding aldo/keto reductase, translating to MEQRKLGNTSLIVSEIGLGCMSLKSNQSKQSKDIIQKAYENGITFFDTADLYDKGLNEMIVGESVQSFRKHIVLASKVGNLWRADGSGWDWKASKDYIIKAVEGSLSRLKTDYIDLYQLHGGTIEDPIEEIVEAFELLKQQGKIRAYGLSSIRPNVIKAFLSKSDIASVMMQYSLLDRRPEEEISGMLEERGVSIVVRGVLAKGVLINKPIEPFLQYSSGEVAHIVRNLANLSKRIGKDNMVVALSYVLSNAAVATALVGVSTKLQLDELIRAKAQMIKLSDLDKQVLMEGVRSLYYTEHR from the coding sequence ATGGAACAACGTAAATTAGGAAATACAAGCTTAATCGTTTCGGAAATAGGTTTGGGCTGCATGTCTTTAAAAAGCAATCAGTCCAAACAATCCAAAGATATTATCCAAAAAGCTTACGAGAACGGGATCACCTTCTTTGATACCGCTGATCTCTACGATAAAGGCCTAAACGAGATGATCGTCGGGGAGAGTGTGCAAAGCTTTCGCAAGCATATTGTTTTGGCGTCGAAAGTTGGTAACCTTTGGCGTGCAGATGGATCCGGCTGGGATTGGAAGGCTTCGAAAGACTATATTATCAAGGCTGTGGAAGGTTCGTTGTCACGTTTAAAAACGGATTACATCGACCTCTATCAGTTACATGGTGGTACGATAGAAGATCCGATAGAAGAGATTGTTGAAGCGTTTGAGCTGTTGAAGCAACAGGGGAAAATCCGTGCTTACGGTCTTTCATCAATTCGCCCAAATGTTATCAAGGCATTTTTGTCCAAATCTGACATTGCTTCAGTAATGATGCAATACAGTCTATTGGATAGAAGACCAGAAGAAGAAATCAGTGGCATGTTGGAAGAACGGGGTGTAAGTATCGTCGTACGCGGTGTATTAGCCAAAGGCGTTCTCATCAACAAGCCAATAGAACCTTTTCTTCAGTATAGTTCGGGAGAGGTGGCCCATATTGTGAGAAACTTGGCAAATCTTTCCAAACGTATCGGAAAAGACAATATGGTTGTTGCACTTTCGTATGTGCTTTCTAACGCAGCTGTTGCTACAGCACTCGTTGGTGTGAGTACCAAATTGCAATTGGATGAATTGATCAGAGCAAAAGCGCAGATGATCAAATTAAGTGATTTGGATAAGCAGGTTCTAATGGAAGGTGTCCGGTCGTTATATTATACCGAACACCGGTAA
- a CDS encoding FKBP-type peptidyl-prolyl cis-trans isomerase, with protein MKYIALALLSLTTVTGFAQQKKTNTTAKKKVVGTKSSATNQLKTKADSVSYAFGADIGNSLKSIEIDYLKSDVIAKAISDVLKGEKSLLEEGQGRAVIQQAIMDVRAKKEAASRAEEDKFFAENAKVAGMKSTAEGIQYLVLNEAEGPKPKSDDEVTVHYKGTLLNGKQFDSSYDRKEPLKLSLGQVIKGWQIGIPLMSKGAKFKFFIPSRLAYGERATGEIPANSTLVFEVELLDIGADGTT; from the coding sequence ATGAAGTATATTGCATTAGCCCTATTATCCTTGACAACAGTCACAGGATTTGCCCAACAAAAAAAAACGAACACGACGGCGAAGAAGAAGGTCGTCGGAACTAAGTCAAGTGCAACAAATCAACTGAAAACGAAGGCCGATTCTGTGTCTTATGCGTTTGGTGCCGATATCGGAAATTCACTAAAATCTATTGAGATTGATTACTTGAAGTCAGATGTTATTGCAAAAGCAATTTCGGATGTCTTGAAAGGGGAGAAATCGCTATTGGAAGAAGGCCAAGGAAGAGCTGTTATCCAACAGGCGATCATGGACGTTCGTGCTAAAAAAGAGGCTGCTAGCCGTGCTGAAGAAGATAAATTTTTTGCAGAAAATGCTAAGGTTGCTGGGATGAAATCTACAGCCGAAGGAATTCAATATCTTGTTCTCAATGAGGCAGAAGGTCCAAAGCCAAAAAGTGACGATGAGGTAACCGTGCATTATAAAGGTACCTTACTCAATGGAAAGCAATTTGATAGCTCATACGACCGTAAGGAGCCATTGAAACTATCCTTGGGTCAGGTGATCAAAGGTTGGCAGATTGGAATCCCGTTAATGTCCAAAGGGGCAAAGTTTAAATTTTTTATACCTAGTAGATTAGCCTATGGCGAACGGGCGACAGGTGAAATTCCTGCAAACAGCACATTGGTGTTTGAGGTAGAATTGCTTGATATTGGTGCAGATGGAACAACGTAA
- a CDS encoding glycosyltransferase family protein yields the protein MKILYAVQGTGNGHLSRAMDIVPCLRELGEVDVLVSGIQADLSLPFEVKYRFHGLSFIFGKSGGVDLWKTFMSSTIRKFTNEIKSLPIENYDLVINDFEPISAWACHSKDLECIGLSHQIAALDPSSPKPEDSDMLGKFIMKNYAPSTHSYGFHFKRYAKNIYQPVIRNAVRELNVTDQGHYTVYLPAYDDAHLLKHLMKFPDVKWDVFSKHNSKAFDMKNVTIRPINNQSFIDSMASSSGVLCGAGFETPAEALYLKKKLLVIPMKNQYEQHLNAASLEEMGVPVISSLKQKNMLAIEAWLNSKSRVEVDYPNITQEIINEIVQKHR from the coding sequence ATGAAGATATTGTATGCCGTACAAGGGACAGGAAATGGACATCTGAGCCGGGCAATGGATATTGTCCCCTGTTTGAGGGAGTTAGGGGAAGTCGATGTTTTGGTTAGTGGAATTCAAGCAGATCTATCATTACCTTTCGAAGTGAAATACCGTTTTCACGGGCTGAGTTTTATCTTTGGTAAATCCGGCGGAGTAGATCTGTGGAAAACATTTATGAGTTCGACGATCCGTAAATTTACGAATGAAATTAAGAGCTTGCCCATAGAAAACTATGATTTGGTGATCAATGATTTTGAACCAATTTCTGCTTGGGCTTGTCATTCAAAAGATTTGGAATGCATTGGGTTGAGCCATCAGATCGCTGCCTTAGATCCATCGAGTCCTAAGCCAGAAGATAGTGATATGCTGGGCAAATTTATTATGAAAAATTATGCGCCGTCTACCCATTCCTATGGTTTCCATTTCAAGCGGTACGCCAAGAATATTTATCAACCGGTTATCCGTAATGCTGTTCGTGAATTGAATGTCACAGATCAGGGACATTATACGGTTTACCTCCCGGCATATGATGATGCGCATCTTTTAAAGCATTTGATGAAGTTTCCGGACGTAAAGTGGGATGTTTTTAGCAAACATAATTCAAAGGCATTTGACATGAAAAATGTAACGATAAGACCGATCAATAACCAATCTTTTATTGATAGTATGGCATCTTCTTCTGGAGTTTTATGTGGGGCAGGTTTTGAAACACCGGCAGAAGCGTTATATTTGAAAAAGAAACTGTTAGTTATCCCGATGAAGAACCAATATGAGCAGCATTTGAATGCAGCGTCATTGGAAGAGATGGGGGTGCCTGTAATTTCGAGCTTAAAACAGAAAAACATGCTGGCGATAGAAGCCTGGCTCAACAGTAAATCTAGGGTTGAAGTTGATTACCCTAATATCACGCAGGAAATTATAAATGAAATCGTGCAGAAGCACCGTTAA
- a CDS encoding zinc dependent phospholipase C family protein — translation MLILTSWGFFAHKKINHYAVFALPAQLAKFYKSNIDLITEKAVDPDKRCFTDSAEGPRHFIDLEDYRKESTVDSIPIHWSQAKEKFQETQLLKNGIVPWQINFTYQKLVRAFQAKDYKRIIKHSAELGHYIADAHVPLHTTKNYNGQLTHQQGIHAFWESRLPEMFSEKYNLRVGKANYIKDPLAEAWTIVHESNRLVDSVLSIEARLNRQFKASQKKSFIERNNQLVWTYSDSYARAYHEAMNGMVERRMQKTILRVASYWYSAWLESGQPDLTNIEKIKGTDKQDHIDITGKKRIGREEWM, via the coding sequence ATGCTAATTTTAACATCGTGGGGATTTTTTGCTCATAAAAAAATTAATCATTATGCCGTCTTTGCGCTCCCCGCTCAGTTGGCTAAGTTCTACAAATCCAATATTGACCTTATTACCGAAAAAGCTGTTGATCCAGATAAACGCTGCTTCACAGACAGCGCTGAAGGCCCAAGACATTTTATCGATTTAGAGGACTACCGCAAGGAAAGTACAGTTGACTCCATACCGATACATTGGTCGCAGGCCAAAGAGAAATTTCAAGAAACGCAATTGTTAAAAAATGGCATTGTGCCCTGGCAAATCAACTTTACCTATCAAAAGCTTGTTAGAGCTTTTCAAGCAAAAGATTATAAACGGATTATCAAACACTCAGCAGAACTCGGGCATTATATTGCTGATGCCCATGTTCCATTGCACACGACTAAAAATTATAATGGACAGCTAACACATCAACAAGGTATACATGCATTCTGGGAAAGCCGTTTACCGGAAATGTTTTCAGAAAAATACAACCTTCGCGTTGGAAAAGCCAACTATATCAAAGATCCCTTAGCGGAGGCCTGGACTATCGTCCATGAAAGCAATCGCCTTGTGGATTCTGTATTGAGCATCGAAGCCCGGCTCAATCGTCAATTTAAAGCATCACAAAAAAAATCTTTTATTGAGCGAAACAATCAACTGGTGTGGACCTATTCCGACAGTTATGCTAGAGCTTATCATGAAGCCATGAACGGTATGGTTGAAAGGAGAATGCAAAAAACCATCTTACGCGTTGCTTCCTATTGGTATTCAGCCTGGCTCGAATCCGGCCAACCCGACTTGACCAACATCGAAAAAATAAAAGGCACAGACAAGCAAGATCACATCGATATAACGGGAAAAAAGCGTATCGGCCGAGAAGAGTGGATGTAA
- a CDS encoding TonB-dependent receptor plug domain-containing protein produces MLNKNITLTNLALVLSIGAATAQIKDTTTLGEVIINQNRLQIPFSKQSKNIQILTQEDIQRLPNRSINELLSNIPGVDIRQRGPFGSQADISIDGGSFEQTAILLNGVKITDPQSAHHNMNLPVPLEAIERIEIIRGPASRIFGINALTGAINIVTKKIESNQISAQVYSGSSFKDNEQTSAGKYYGKGVQLGSQFLTKQTSHGLYFGHEDSNGQRYNTASNNNKLYYDGTYQPNTANMIKANVGYINNQFGANGYYAAPSDKEAYEQVKTAFASLQSKHQLTQAFSISPRLSNRYNEDEYWYLGRETTKGRSKHYSNVFGAEINATLEQSYGTFGLGLESRFERINSTSIGDHNRENYGGYLEFKTEAIKKLMINSGAYINYNSKFGWQVFPGLDLGYDMTEHWKIVVNAGSSQRIPSFTDLYTNQTANVGNPTLSSENAYQIEGGIKYLSNRIIAQAGYFHRRISDFIDWQKEDATTGSGTVIPWKPINIGKNKIDGFNASFRYNINDPSATTRYFTTLSYNYLNPSLTLADGILSKYAIESLRHQVIANFTINHKNWMLTSANRFNERISYKSYFIADVRGSYQLQDLNIFVDVQNIFDKSYIEAAAVPMPGRWFSIGAKYKLNY; encoded by the coding sequence ATGTTGAATAAGAATATTACGTTAACAAACCTTGCATTAGTGCTGAGTATTGGAGCCGCGACTGCTCAGATTAAAGATACAACCACTTTAGGCGAAGTCATCATTAATCAAAACCGCTTACAGATCCCTTTTTCAAAACAAAGCAAGAATATCCAAATATTGACGCAGGAAGATATACAGAGGCTCCCAAATCGATCAATCAACGAATTGCTGAGCAATATCCCGGGAGTTGATATTCGCCAACGTGGACCATTTGGTTCGCAGGCAGATATAAGCATCGACGGTGGGTCTTTTGAACAGACGGCGATACTACTCAACGGGGTTAAAATCACCGATCCACAGAGTGCCCATCACAACATGAACCTTCCGGTTCCGCTGGAGGCCATCGAGCGTATCGAAATCATTCGGGGGCCAGCTTCACGAATTTTCGGTATTAATGCACTAACGGGTGCCATCAACATCGTAACAAAGAAAATTGAATCAAATCAAATTAGTGCCCAGGTGTACAGTGGTTCTTCATTCAAAGATAATGAGCAGACAAGTGCAGGCAAGTATTATGGTAAAGGTGTTCAGCTTGGCTCACAGTTCTTAACCAAGCAAACAAGCCACGGTTTATATTTTGGCCACGAAGACTCCAATGGGCAACGTTACAATACAGCCTCCAACAATAATAAACTTTATTACGACGGGACATATCAACCGAATACAGCTAATATGATAAAAGCCAATGTTGGCTATATCAACAATCAATTTGGAGCCAATGGTTACTACGCTGCACCGAGTGACAAGGAAGCTTATGAACAGGTTAAAACGGCTTTCGCTTCCCTGCAGTCGAAGCATCAATTAACACAGGCATTTTCCATCAGTCCACGCCTCAGTAATCGCTACAACGAAGATGAATATTGGTATTTAGGCCGAGAAACCACGAAAGGTAGATCCAAACATTACAGCAACGTCTTTGGAGCAGAAATCAATGCCACATTGGAGCAAAGTTATGGTACATTTGGCTTAGGACTGGAAAGTCGATTTGAACGTATCAATAGCACCAGTATTGGCGACCATAACCGGGAGAATTACGGCGGCTACCTTGAATTCAAAACCGAGGCGATCAAAAAACTGATGATCAACTCAGGTGCCTACATCAATTACAACTCAAAATTTGGCTGGCAGGTATTCCCGGGTCTAGATTTGGGCTATGATATGACCGAACATTGGAAGATTGTAGTCAACGCAGGTTCTAGCCAGCGGATCCCTTCCTTTACGGATCTTTACACCAATCAGACAGCAAACGTCGGAAATCCCACACTGAGCTCTGAAAATGCCTATCAGATCGAAGGTGGTATAAAATACTTATCCAATCGGATCATTGCTCAAGCGGGCTACTTCCATCGAAGGATAAGCGACTTCATAGACTGGCAAAAAGAGGATGCCACTACAGGAAGCGGAACGGTCATTCCGTGGAAACCAATAAATATTGGAAAAAACAAAATTGATGGATTCAATGCTTCATTCCGATATAATATCAATGATCCCAGCGCCACGACACGATACTTTACAACGCTAAGTTATAATTATCTCAACCCAAGCCTAACATTAGCAGACGGGATACTATCCAAATATGCTATTGAAAGCTTAAGGCATCAAGTTATTGCCAACTTTACCATAAACCACAAGAACTGGATGTTAACTTCTGCAAACCGCTTTAATGAGCGTATCAGTTACAAATCTTATTTCATCGCTGACGTAAGAGGATCGTACCAACTACAAGACTTAAACATCTTTGTGGATGTTCAAAATATATTTGACAAGAGCTATATAGAAGCTGCCGCCGTTCCAATGCCCGGTCGTTGGTTTAGTATCGGCGCAAAATATAAACTGAACTATTAA
- a CDS encoding ThuA domain-containing protein, which yields MNRIFIFLFLLLGMSAAVQAQRQVLIFSKTKGFRHGSIEKGAAILKQLLDKEKIKSDHSEDAALFTDQGLKKYDAVIFLSTTGDILDNAQQEAFVRYIQSGKGFVGIHAATDTEFDWPWYNGLVGAYFASHPAVQKAKIDVLDRKHPATKHLDPIWWHKDEWYNFKDVKDGLHVLMNLDEKSYQGGKMGDQHPISWTQSYDGGKVFYTGLGHTDESYDEPEFQKHLIGGILSVLPKKK from the coding sequence ATGAATAGAATCTTCATTTTTCTGTTTCTCCTGTTGGGGATGTCAGCTGCTGTTCAGGCACAAAGGCAAGTATTGATCTTTAGCAAGACAAAAGGGTTTAGGCACGGAAGCATCGAAAAGGGTGCAGCGATACTAAAACAATTGCTAGATAAAGAAAAGATAAAATCTGATCATTCGGAGGATGCTGCTCTGTTTACAGATCAGGGATTGAAAAAATATGACGCTGTTATCTTTCTGAGCACAACTGGCGATATTCTCGATAATGCGCAACAGGAAGCTTTTGTGCGGTATATCCAATCAGGAAAAGGGTTTGTGGGTATCCATGCAGCGACGGATACTGAGTTTGATTGGCCATGGTATAACGGCCTTGTAGGGGCGTATTTTGCGTCTCATCCTGCCGTACAAAAAGCCAAAATTGATGTGCTGGACAGAAAACATCCGGCCACCAAGCACCTTGATCCGATCTGGTGGCACAAAGATGAATGGTATAATTTCAAGGACGTGAAGGACGGATTGCATGTGTTGATGAATTTGGATGAAAAAAGCTACCAAGGTGGAAAAATGGGGGATCAACATCCAATCTCCTGGACCCAGAGCTACGATGGAGGGAAAGTCTTCTATACCGGGCTTGGACATACCGATGAGTCCTATGACGAACCTGAGTTCCAAAAACATTTAATTGGAGGAATTTTATCTGTTCTTCCCAAGAAAAAGTAA
- the aroB gene encoding 3-dehydroquinate synthase, with the protein MEVIESLGYQVYFDDTLASLEAFLAERNYSKIIVLVDTNTLDNCLPLFQQALPNLANYDVIEVDPGEENKNIDFCIGVWHNMLDFGADRHSLMINLGGGVVTDMGGFAASTFKRGMDFIQIPTTLLSQVDASVGGKTGIDMGSVKNIIGTFAQPQAVFISSQFLKTLDQRQLISGFAEVIKHGLIFDRAYYERVKTLEIDQIDNSLVKHSVSIKNRVILEDPKEKGLRKILNFGHTIGHAIEGYSLLNDASPLLHGEAIAVGMICEGYLSHKLNGLPLDELNDLIQTFRKYFNDYTFDSSIDTTLLDLMRNDKKNLSNQIGFALLDQIGSCQYDIYVSEEDIIESLDFYRELITQ; encoded by the coding sequence ATGGAAGTCATAGAAAGTTTAGGCTATCAGGTATATTTTGATGATACGTTGGCCTCTTTAGAGGCATTTTTAGCTGAGCGCAATTACTCAAAGATCATCGTATTGGTGGATACCAATACCTTGGATAATTGTTTGCCGCTATTTCAGCAAGCTTTACCCAATTTAGCGAATTATGATGTGATAGAAGTAGATCCGGGCGAGGAAAATAAAAATATTGATTTCTGTATTGGTGTATGGCATAATATGCTCGATTTCGGAGCCGATAGACATTCATTGATGATCAATCTTGGCGGTGGTGTGGTGACTGATATGGGTGGATTTGCCGCATCGACTTTCAAAAGAGGGATGGATTTTATTCAAATTCCGACGACTTTACTTTCCCAGGTAGACGCATCAGTAGGAGGTAAAACCGGTATTGATATGGGAAGTGTGAAAAATATTATTGGAACTTTTGCACAACCCCAGGCTGTATTTATTTCGAGCCAGTTTTTGAAAACCTTAGATCAACGTCAGTTAATCTCAGGTTTTGCTGAAGTAATTAAACATGGACTGATCTTCGATCGGGCTTATTATGAGCGAGTGAAAACGTTGGAGATCGATCAAATTGACAATTCTTTAGTCAAACATTCTGTTTCGATCAAAAACCGTGTTATCCTTGAGGATCCGAAAGAAAAAGGACTGCGTAAAATTTTAAACTTTGGCCATACAATTGGTCATGCTATTGAGGGCTACTCGTTGTTGAACGATGCTTCACCTTTATTACATGGAGAAGCTATTGCAGTAGGAATGATTTGTGAGGGGTACCTATCGCATAAATTGAATGGTTTGCCTTTGGATGAATTAAACGATTTGATCCAAACTTTTAGAAAATATTTCAACGACTACACATTTGATTCTTCCATTGATACAACCCTGTTGGATCTGATGCGAAACGATAAGAAAAACCTGTCCAATCAGATCGGTTTCGCATTGCTTGACCAAATTGGCAGTTGTCAATATGATATCTACGTTTCTGAGGAAGATATTATTGAAAGTCTTGATTTTTACCGAGAGCTAATCACACAATAA
- a CDS encoding RNA-binding S4 domain-containing protein, with amino-acid sequence MQEFKIEGEYIQLIQLLKALNWVEHGAMAQWVVVEGYVKYNGQVDYRKRLKLRPGDVVEFDGMQIKLV; translated from the coding sequence ATGCAAGAATTTAAAATCGAGGGCGAATATATCCAGCTTATACAGTTACTTAAAGCTTTAAATTGGGTAGAGCATGGTGCTATGGCTCAATGGGTTGTGGTGGAAGGATATGTGAAGTATAATGGGCAGGTTGATTACCGGAAAAGACTCAAATTAAGACCGGGAGATGTTGTTGAATTTGATGGGATGCAAATAAAATTGGTGTAA
- a CDS encoding proline dehydrogenase family protein has protein sequence MIENSEPKTLSFDNTEIAFKSKSDKDLERAYWLFKIIANNFLTKVGPSMTNFALNIGLPIQGIIRKTIFKHFCGGETIAGCEAAINELGENGVGTILDYSVEGEETESAFDACCEEVLRTVVAASKNKYIPFSVFKPTGLGRFELFEKVNAKETLTAAEQGEYQRMLDRTDRICKACHAAGVKVLVDAEHSWIQDAIDDIAREMMEKYNMEKPIVYNTYQLYRSDKLASLKADFEYAKVRGFHMGAKIVRGAYMEIERARAAQKGYSDPIQPNKEASDRDYNEAIEFILDHLDNFGLMAGTHNEDSSMLLAKEIDRRGIDRSTDRIFFAQLLGMSDNLSFNLAAHGYNVAKYMPYGPVKAVMPYLFRRAQENTSVAGATGRELGLLIKEKQRRKASR, from the coding sequence ATGATTGAGAATTCTGAGCCCAAGACATTATCCTTTGATAATACAGAGATTGCTTTTAAAAGTAAAAGCGATAAGGATTTGGAAAGAGCGTATTGGTTATTCAAAATAATAGCGAATAACTTCTTGACAAAAGTAGGTCCGTCAATGACCAACTTTGCCCTGAACATAGGACTGCCTATCCAAGGTATCATCCGTAAAACAATCTTCAAACATTTTTGTGGTGGAGAGACTATCGCGGGTTGCGAAGCAGCAATCAACGAATTGGGAGAAAATGGTGTAGGGACAATCCTGGATTATTCTGTTGAAGGAGAGGAAACAGAAAGTGCATTTGACGCCTGTTGCGAAGAGGTATTACGTACCGTAGTTGCGGCAAGTAAAAACAAATACATTCCATTTTCGGTATTTAAACCAACTGGATTAGGACGTTTTGAGTTATTTGAAAAGGTCAATGCCAAAGAAACTTTAACAGCGGCAGAACAAGGAGAATACCAGCGCATGTTGGATCGTACTGACCGTATCTGTAAAGCATGTCATGCCGCAGGTGTAAAAGTTTTGGTAGATGCTGAACATTCATGGATTCAAGATGCGATCGATGATATTGCACGTGAAATGATGGAAAAATACAATATGGAGAAACCAATTGTATATAATACTTATCAATTGTACCGTAGTGATAAGCTGGCATCGTTGAAAGCCGACTTTGAATATGCAAAAGTTAGAGGATTTCACATGGGTGCTAAGATCGTTCGTGGTGCCTACATGGAGATCGAACGTGCTCGCGCTGCGCAAAAAGGTTATTCCGATCCTATCCAGCCAAATAAAGAAGCTTCAGATAGAGATTATAATGAAGCTATTGAATTTATCTTGGACCACCTGGACAACTTTGGGCTAATGGCGGGTACACACAATGAGGACAGTAGCATGTTATTGGCGAAGGAAATTGACAGACGTGGTATTGATAGATCCACCGATCGCATCTTCTTTGCGCAATTATTGGGTATGTCTGACAACCTGAGCTTTAACTTGGCGGCACATGGCTATAATGTTGCTAAATACATGCCTTATGGACCGGTTAAAGCGGTGATGCCATATCTTTTCCGTAGAGCACAAGAAAATACTTCCGTCGCAGGAGCGACAGGTCGGGAGCTCGGGCTTTTGATCAAAGAAAAACAAAGAAGAAAAGCTAGTCGATAA